The following is a genomic window from Bacteroidia bacterium.
GAGTGCTCTCATGCGACAATTGCTCGTTCTTTCGTTCTTCCTCGCCTCCACAGCGGTATCCCAGATTCTTCCCAGCGGTAACGATCCTTCCATGTACAAGGTGGGTTACGATATACCCGCTGGCGTGGAGCACGGCACCTGGGATTTTGACGAATGGCCGGGCGTGGATCACAAAGTCGTGTACACGAAAAATTTCATGTACGGTGATGCGAACGAAAAAGTGAAAATCGATTATAATCTGAGCGTATTCGAGAAGACTGATCACACGGGCTATCTGAGAACTCCCGCGGAACTTTCCTCCCGTTTCACATCCATGAACGCGGCGTTGAGCGGCCATCGGAGCATCATCGGTATTTTCACGCATCCCGACGACGAAATTCTTCTCGCCGGTGGATTGTTCGCGTGGGCTGCGGAGCGAGGCATGAATGCGAAAATCTATCTCGTCTCGAATGGCGCTGATGGTTCGAAGGGATTCACCGACGCTCCCGCGTCAGAACTTGGGGGGTACAACTGCTTCGGCATCATGCCGGACGGGAAAGTGCGCGTCGCCACCGATCGCATGGGACGCGAAAAGGAACGCATCCTCCGGGCCTATGCAAAAAGACTCGGCGTGTCCGTTGAAATTCTTCCGGTAGCGCTTCAACTCGATGGCAAGAACATCGTTCAGGTAGGCGAGTTTGCGGGGTTGGATTTCAAGAAAACTTTCGCACCGGGATCAGACGCACGGAAGGCCATCGAGCGCTCTATCGTCGAAATGCTGCAGCGTGAACGTCCCGAAGTGGTGGTAACGCACGGCTCCGGGGGTGAATACGCCAACTATCTGCACAAAACGGTCCATCAGATCGTCAAGACCTCCGTCATCTCCCTGAAGTCTTTACTGCGCTGCAAACTGTTTACCGGTTTCCCTGAATACAATTACGACGATCGCATAACGCATTTTCTGGATCTGCGTGACGGGACGCAGGCCTGGCAGAAAAAGCATGATGCTTTCAAGGGACTCGAATTCGTCTATCAACCGGGCAATGACTACGACAAGCCATGGAATCCGAATGATGCCCTCATGGACGGGGTGTTCGTGAAGGACTACGGCTATACACCGATTGAGGGTAAACCACCCAGATACGAGTTTTTTCAATTG
Proteins encoded in this region:
- a CDS encoding PIG-L family deacetylase — its product is MRQLLVLSFFLASTAVSQILPSGNDPSMYKVGYDIPAGVEHGTWDFDEWPGVDHKVVYTKNFMYGDANEKVKIDYNLSVFEKTDHTGYLRTPAELSSRFTSMNAALSGHRSIIGIFTHPDDEILLAGGLFAWAAERGMNAKIYLVSNGADGSKGFTDAPASELGGYNCFGIMPDGKVRVATDRMGREKERILRAYAKRLGVSVEILPVALQLDGKNIVQVGEFAGLDFKKTFAPGSDARKAIERSIVEMLQRERPEVVVTHGSGGEYANYLHKTVHQIVKTSVISLKSLLRCKLFTGFPEYNYDDRITHFLDLRDGTQAWQKKHDAFKGLEFVYQPGNDYDKPWNPNDALMDGVFVKDYGYTPIEGKPPRYEFFQLLDAGN